The Populus trichocarpa isolate Nisqually-1 chromosome 2, P.trichocarpa_v4.1, whole genome shotgun sequence genome has a window encoding:
- the LOC7463176 gene encoding serine/threonine-protein kinase MPS1 isoform X5, whose protein sequence is MDREANLPLPSLPPPKNLVRPVTNAADTTSSSSSFSSSPPDFLRHVQAAFKRHRPLGIMQTNNSIKPRRTLIPQREASRTVASNVDPTTGTKKSQDVVPLSKDSILQTKNPVAVIRETHEDASPFPGTITKTFDESFNPFDGQREQPESVIATKEDNQVPLTCVESQLVEGKRKVQFLTVNKATSQEMEWDVSNQVEVSNVINDETKQQNFHNMESDVTSRSDGAVTSLAKRAMVVQDQLHQLRNFLNQPATQSSVVGPSCATTTSVHSTSAPMLNSTTYCSRLHTENGSQAAVEPLRDSNANSQHVTPRNLEQLSHPLLKDTSAMLIDLRATATQPSTSAIHSQFKELDLPKEQKGSMPEAHDIANNPSLVDKPAKERGPADEGTDVQSQRPMSRNPSSNVKLEPSKPENKEKVASSKGTSVPRKRSYDPDLFFKVNGKLYQRLGKIGSGGSSEVHKVISSDCTIYALKKIKLKGRDYGTAYGFCQEILYLNKLKGKNNIIQLIDYEVTDKALLHEVMSSSISNKDGRVKDDGCIYMVLEYGEIDLAHMLAQKWKEMDSSNQTIDENWLRFYWQQILQAVNTIHEERIVHSDLKPANFLLVKGSLKLIDFGIAKAIMSDTTNIQRDSQVGTLSYMSPEAFMCNESDANGNTIKCGRPSDIWSLGCILYQMVYGRTPFSEFKTFWAKFKVITDPNHEITYEPVSNPWLLDLMKKCLAWDRNERWRIPQLLQHPFLVPPVPTQPSVSQKQGCKLLQLVSETCSGDQEASVLCRELQQLLNPGTLTPESSTSRDQQCKLLSQMSKLCFQLRECLAKLERG, encoded by the exons ATGGACAGGGAGGCTAACCTTCCTCTCCCATCTCTACCTCCGCCAAAAAATCTCGTTCGTCCGGTCACCAACGCCGCCGACACGACTTCATCTTCGTCCTCGTTCTCTTCCTCCCCCCCGGACTTTCTCCGGCATGTCCAAGCCGCCTTCAAGCGCCACCGCCCCCTCG GTATAATGCAAACGAATAATAGTATAAAGCCTAGGCGTACGTTGATTCCACAGCGTGAAGCATCGAGAACCGTAGCTTCAAATGTGGATCCTACTACAGGGACGAAGAAGTCTCAAGATGTTGTTCCTCTAAGTAAAGATTCAATTTTGCAAACAAAGAATCCAGTTGCTGTTATTAGGGAAACTCATGAAGATGCATCTCCGTTTCCAGGAACCATTACAAAGACGTTTGATGAGAGTTTCAATCCGTTTGATGGACAGAGAGAGCAACCAGAATCTGTTATTGCTACTAAAGAGGATAATCAGGTGCCCCTGACATGTGTAGAATCTCAACTTGTTGAGGGTAAGAGAAAAGTCCAGTTTTTGACAGTGAACAAGGCCACTTCCCAGG AAATGGAATGGGATGTGAGCAATCAAGTAGAGGTGTCAAATGTGATTAATGATGAAACGAAGCAGCAGAACTTTCATAACATGGAATCAGATGTCACTTCGAGATCTGATGGAGCTGTAACATCACTGGCAAAGAGAGCAATGGTTGTTCAGGATCAGTTGCATCAATTGAGGAACTTCTTAAACCAACCAGCTACTCAATCATCTGTTGTTGGTCCATCTTGTGCTACCACAACATCTGTTCATTCTACTTCGGCACCCATGCTTAACTCAACGACTTATTGCTCTCGTCTACATACAGAGAATGGTTCTCAAGCTGCTGTCGAACCTTTGAGGGATTCTAATGCAAATTCTCAGCATGTAACTCCAAGGAATTTGGAGCAGCTGTCACATCCTTTATTGAAGGACACAAGTGCTATGCTAATTGACCTGAGAGCCACTGCAACCCAGCCTTCTACCTCTGCTATTCATTCCCAATTTAAGGAGCTTGACCTGCCTAAGGAGCAAAAGGGAAGCATGCCTGAGGCACATGACATTGCAAACAATCCTTCTCTTGTTGATAAGCCCGCTAAGGAGAGAGGACCCGCAGATGAAGGTACTGATGTCCAATCTCAGCGTCCAATGTCCAGAAACCCATCTTCAAATGTGAAGTTGGAGCCATCTAAaccagaaaacaaagaaaaggttGCAAGCAGTAAAGGCACATCAGTACCTCGGAAAAGGAGTTATGATCCAGATTTGTTCTTTAAAGTTAATGGGAAGCTCTATCAAAGGCTTGGTAAGATAGGAAGTGGAGGAAGTAGTGAGGTTCACAAAGTCATTTCCTCAGACTGTACAATCTATGCACTCAAGAAAATCAAGCTCAAGGGTCGTGATTATGGAACTGCATATGGTTTTTGCCAGGAAATTCTATAtctaaacaaattaaagggGAAGAACAACATTATACAGTTAATAGATTATGAG GTGACAGATAAAGCTTTGCTCCATGAAGTCATGAGTAGCTCCATAAGTAATAAAGATGGAAGAGTTAAGGATGATGGGTGCATATACATGGTCCTTGAATACGGGGAAATTGATTTGGCTCACATGCTGGCCCAGAAATGGAAGGAGATGGATAGCTCCAACCAGACGATAGATGAGAATTGGCTTAGATTTTACTGGCAG CAAATACTTCAAGCTGTCAATACCATTCATGAGGAACGTATTGTACACTCTGACCTGAAGCCAGCAAATTTTCTTCTTGTCAAAGGTTCTCTGAAGTTGATTGATTTTGGTATCGCCAAAGCCATAATGAGTGATACCACTAATATTCAAAGGGATTCACAG GTAGGTACCCTGAGCTACATGTCTCCAGAGGCATTCATGTGCAATGAGAGTGATGCGAATGGAAACACCATAAAGTGTGGTCGACCATCAGATATTTGGTCCCTTGGCTGTATCCTTTACCAAATGGTGTATGGAAGAACCCCCTTTTCTGAGTTCAAGACTTTTTGGGCCAAGTTCAAAGTTATAACAGATCCAAACCATGAGATAACTTATGAGCCAGTTTCCAACCCATGGCTTCTTGATCTTATGAAAAAATGCTTGGCTTGGGACCGGAACGAGAGGTGGAGAATCCCTCAATTACTTCAACACCCTTTTCTTGTTCCACCAGTACCAACTCAACCATCAGTATCTCAGAAACAAGGTTGTAAACTGCTTCAACTTGTCTCAGAAACTTGTAGCGGTGACCAAGAAGCTTCTGTGCTATGCCGTGAGCTCCAACAATTGCTTAACCCAGGTACTCTCACACCTGAGTCATCAACATCGCGAGACCAACAATGTAAGTTGCTCTCGCAGATGTCTAAGCTTTGTTTTCAGCTCCGGGAGTGTTTAGCAAAGTTAGAGAGAGGATAG
- the LOC7463176 gene encoding serine/threonine-protein kinase MPS1 isoform X4, giving the protein MDREANLPLPSLPPPKNLVRPVTNAADTTSSSSSFSSSPPDFLRHVQAAFKRHRPLGTTTPICIMQTNNSIKPRRTLIPQREASRTVASNVDPTTGTKKSQDVVPLRTITKTFDESFNPFDGQREQPESVIATKEDNQVPLTCVESQLVEGKRKVQFLTVNKATSQGADDGMATGLENLSSHMGSLALTEMEWDVSNQVEVSNVINDETKQQNFHNMESDVTSRSDGAVTSLAKRAMVVQDQLHQLRNFLNQPATQSSVVGPSCATTTSVHSTSAPMLNSTTYCSRLHTENGSQAAVEPLRDSNANSQHVTPRNLEQLSHPLLKDTSAMLIDLRATATQPSTSAIHSQFKELDLPKEQKGSMPEAHDIANNPSLVDKPAKERGPADEGTDVQSQRPMSRNPSSNVKLEPSKPENKEKVASSKGTSVPRKRSYDPDLFFKVNGKLYQRLGKIGSGGSSEVHKVISSDCTIYALKKIKLKGRDYGTAYGFCQEILYLNKLKGKNNIIQLIDYEVTDKALLHEVMSSSISNKDGRVKDDGCIYMVLEYGEIDLAHMLAQKWKEMDSSNQTIDENWLRFYWQQILQAVNTIHEERIVHSDLKPANFLLVKGSLKLIDFGIAKAIMSDTTNIQRDSQVGTLSYMSPEAFMCNESDANGNTIKCGRPSDIWSLGCILYQMVYGRTPFSEFKTFWAKFKVITDPNHEITYEPVSNPWLLDLMKKCLAWDRNERWRIPQLLQHPFLVPPVPTQPSVSQKQGCKLLQLVSETCSGDQEASVLCRELQQLLNPGTLTPESSTSRDQQCKLLSQMSKLCFQLRECLAKLERG; this is encoded by the exons ATGGACAGGGAGGCTAACCTTCCTCTCCCATCTCTACCTCCGCCAAAAAATCTCGTTCGTCCGGTCACCAACGCCGCCGACACGACTTCATCTTCGTCCTCGTTCTCTTCCTCCCCCCCGGACTTTCTCCGGCATGTCCAAGCCGCCTTCAAGCGCCACCGCCCCCTCGGTACCACCACCCCTATCT GTATAATGCAAACGAATAATAGTATAAAGCCTAGGCGTACGTTGATTCCACAGCGTGAAGCATCGAGAACCGTAGCTTCAAATGTGGATCCTACTACAGGGACGAAGAAGTCTCAAGATGTTGTTCCTCTAA GAACCATTACAAAGACGTTTGATGAGAGTTTCAATCCGTTTGATGGACAGAGAGAGCAACCAGAATCTGTTATTGCTACTAAAGAGGATAATCAGGTGCCCCTGACATGTGTAGAATCTCAACTTGTTGAGGGTAAGAGAAAAGTCCAGTTTTTGACAGTGAACAAGGCCACTTCCCAGG GGGCCGATGATGGAATGGCCACTGGATTGGAGAACTTGTCTTCTCATATGGGTTCACTTGCATTGACAGAAATGGAATGGGATGTGAGCAATCAAGTAGAGGTGTCAAATGTGATTAATGATGAAACGAAGCAGCAGAACTTTCATAACATGGAATCAGATGTCACTTCGAGATCTGATGGAGCTGTAACATCACTGGCAAAGAGAGCAATGGTTGTTCAGGATCAGTTGCATCAATTGAGGAACTTCTTAAACCAACCAGCTACTCAATCATCTGTTGTTGGTCCATCTTGTGCTACCACAACATCTGTTCATTCTACTTCGGCACCCATGCTTAACTCAACGACTTATTGCTCTCGTCTACATACAGAGAATGGTTCTCAAGCTGCTGTCGAACCTTTGAGGGATTCTAATGCAAATTCTCAGCATGTAACTCCAAGGAATTTGGAGCAGCTGTCACATCCTTTATTGAAGGACACAAGTGCTATGCTAATTGACCTGAGAGCCACTGCAACCCAGCCTTCTACCTCTGCTATTCATTCCCAATTTAAGGAGCTTGACCTGCCTAAGGAGCAAAAGGGAAGCATGCCTGAGGCACATGACATTGCAAACAATCCTTCTCTTGTTGATAAGCCCGCTAAGGAGAGAGGACCCGCAGATGAAGGTACTGATGTCCAATCTCAGCGTCCAATGTCCAGAAACCCATCTTCAAATGTGAAGTTGGAGCCATCTAAaccagaaaacaaagaaaaggttGCAAGCAGTAAAGGCACATCAGTACCTCGGAAAAGGAGTTATGATCCAGATTTGTTCTTTAAAGTTAATGGGAAGCTCTATCAAAGGCTTGGTAAGATAGGAAGTGGAGGAAGTAGTGAGGTTCACAAAGTCATTTCCTCAGACTGTACAATCTATGCACTCAAGAAAATCAAGCTCAAGGGTCGTGATTATGGAACTGCATATGGTTTTTGCCAGGAAATTCTATAtctaaacaaattaaagggGAAGAACAACATTATACAGTTAATAGATTATGAG GTGACAGATAAAGCTTTGCTCCATGAAGTCATGAGTAGCTCCATAAGTAATAAAGATGGAAGAGTTAAGGATGATGGGTGCATATACATGGTCCTTGAATACGGGGAAATTGATTTGGCTCACATGCTGGCCCAGAAATGGAAGGAGATGGATAGCTCCAACCAGACGATAGATGAGAATTGGCTTAGATTTTACTGGCAG CAAATACTTCAAGCTGTCAATACCATTCATGAGGAACGTATTGTACACTCTGACCTGAAGCCAGCAAATTTTCTTCTTGTCAAAGGTTCTCTGAAGTTGATTGATTTTGGTATCGCCAAAGCCATAATGAGTGATACCACTAATATTCAAAGGGATTCACAG GTAGGTACCCTGAGCTACATGTCTCCAGAGGCATTCATGTGCAATGAGAGTGATGCGAATGGAAACACCATAAAGTGTGGTCGACCATCAGATATTTGGTCCCTTGGCTGTATCCTTTACCAAATGGTGTATGGAAGAACCCCCTTTTCTGAGTTCAAGACTTTTTGGGCCAAGTTCAAAGTTATAACAGATCCAAACCATGAGATAACTTATGAGCCAGTTTCCAACCCATGGCTTCTTGATCTTATGAAAAAATGCTTGGCTTGGGACCGGAACGAGAGGTGGAGAATCCCTCAATTACTTCAACACCCTTTTCTTGTTCCACCAGTACCAACTCAACCATCAGTATCTCAGAAACAAGGTTGTAAACTGCTTCAACTTGTCTCAGAAACTTGTAGCGGTGACCAAGAAGCTTCTGTGCTATGCCGTGAGCTCCAACAATTGCTTAACCCAGGTACTCTCACACCTGAGTCATCAACATCGCGAGACCAACAATGTAAGTTGCTCTCGCAGATGTCTAAGCTTTGTTTTCAGCTCCGGGAGTGTTTAGCAAAGTTAGAGAGAGGATAG
- the LOC7463176 gene encoding serine/threonine-protein kinase MPS1 isoform X3, whose amino-acid sequence MDREANLPLPSLPPPKNLVRPVTNAADTTSSSSSFSSSPPDFLRHVQAAFKRHRPLGTTTPICIMQTNNSIKPRRTLIPQREASRTVASNVDPTTGTKKSQDVVPLSKDSILQTKNPVAVIRETHEDASPFPGTITKTFDESFNPFDGQREQPESVIATKEDNQVPLTCVESQLVEGKRKVQFLTVNKATSQEMEWDVSNQVEVSNVINDETKQQNFHNMESDVTSRSDGAVTSLAKRAMVVQDQLHQLRNFLNQPATQSSVVGPSCATTTSVHSTSAPMLNSTTYCSRLHTENGSQAAVEPLRDSNANSQHVTPRNLEQLSHPLLKDTSAMLIDLRATATQPSTSAIHSQFKELDLPKEQKGSMPEAHDIANNPSLVDKPAKERGPADEGTDVQSQRPMSRNPSSNVKLEPSKPENKEKVASSKGTSVPRKRSYDPDLFFKVNGKLYQRLGKIGSGGSSEVHKVISSDCTIYALKKIKLKGRDYGTAYGFCQEILYLNKLKGKNNIIQLIDYEVTDKALLHEVMSSSISNKDGRVKDDGCIYMVLEYGEIDLAHMLAQKWKEMDSSNQTIDENWLRFYWQQILQAVNTIHEERIVHSDLKPANFLLVKGSLKLIDFGIAKAIMSDTTNIQRDSQVGTLSYMSPEAFMCNESDANGNTIKCGRPSDIWSLGCILYQMVYGRTPFSEFKTFWAKFKVITDPNHEITYEPVSNPWLLDLMKKCLAWDRNERWRIPQLLQHPFLVPPVPTQPSVSQKQGCKLLQLVSETCSGDQEASVLCRELQQLLNPGTLTPESSTSRDQQCKLLSQMSKLCFQLRECLAKLERG is encoded by the exons ATGGACAGGGAGGCTAACCTTCCTCTCCCATCTCTACCTCCGCCAAAAAATCTCGTTCGTCCGGTCACCAACGCCGCCGACACGACTTCATCTTCGTCCTCGTTCTCTTCCTCCCCCCCGGACTTTCTCCGGCATGTCCAAGCCGCCTTCAAGCGCCACCGCCCCCTCGGTACCACCACCCCTATCT GTATAATGCAAACGAATAATAGTATAAAGCCTAGGCGTACGTTGATTCCACAGCGTGAAGCATCGAGAACCGTAGCTTCAAATGTGGATCCTACTACAGGGACGAAGAAGTCTCAAGATGTTGTTCCTCTAAGTAAAGATTCAATTTTGCAAACAAAGAATCCAGTTGCTGTTATTAGGGAAACTCATGAAGATGCATCTCCGTTTCCAGGAACCATTACAAAGACGTTTGATGAGAGTTTCAATCCGTTTGATGGACAGAGAGAGCAACCAGAATCTGTTATTGCTACTAAAGAGGATAATCAGGTGCCCCTGACATGTGTAGAATCTCAACTTGTTGAGGGTAAGAGAAAAGTCCAGTTTTTGACAGTGAACAAGGCCACTTCCCAGG AAATGGAATGGGATGTGAGCAATCAAGTAGAGGTGTCAAATGTGATTAATGATGAAACGAAGCAGCAGAACTTTCATAACATGGAATCAGATGTCACTTCGAGATCTGATGGAGCTGTAACATCACTGGCAAAGAGAGCAATGGTTGTTCAGGATCAGTTGCATCAATTGAGGAACTTCTTAAACCAACCAGCTACTCAATCATCTGTTGTTGGTCCATCTTGTGCTACCACAACATCTGTTCATTCTACTTCGGCACCCATGCTTAACTCAACGACTTATTGCTCTCGTCTACATACAGAGAATGGTTCTCAAGCTGCTGTCGAACCTTTGAGGGATTCTAATGCAAATTCTCAGCATGTAACTCCAAGGAATTTGGAGCAGCTGTCACATCCTTTATTGAAGGACACAAGTGCTATGCTAATTGACCTGAGAGCCACTGCAACCCAGCCTTCTACCTCTGCTATTCATTCCCAATTTAAGGAGCTTGACCTGCCTAAGGAGCAAAAGGGAAGCATGCCTGAGGCACATGACATTGCAAACAATCCTTCTCTTGTTGATAAGCCCGCTAAGGAGAGAGGACCCGCAGATGAAGGTACTGATGTCCAATCTCAGCGTCCAATGTCCAGAAACCCATCTTCAAATGTGAAGTTGGAGCCATCTAAaccagaaaacaaagaaaaggttGCAAGCAGTAAAGGCACATCAGTACCTCGGAAAAGGAGTTATGATCCAGATTTGTTCTTTAAAGTTAATGGGAAGCTCTATCAAAGGCTTGGTAAGATAGGAAGTGGAGGAAGTAGTGAGGTTCACAAAGTCATTTCCTCAGACTGTACAATCTATGCACTCAAGAAAATCAAGCTCAAGGGTCGTGATTATGGAACTGCATATGGTTTTTGCCAGGAAATTCTATAtctaaacaaattaaagggGAAGAACAACATTATACAGTTAATAGATTATGAG GTGACAGATAAAGCTTTGCTCCATGAAGTCATGAGTAGCTCCATAAGTAATAAAGATGGAAGAGTTAAGGATGATGGGTGCATATACATGGTCCTTGAATACGGGGAAATTGATTTGGCTCACATGCTGGCCCAGAAATGGAAGGAGATGGATAGCTCCAACCAGACGATAGATGAGAATTGGCTTAGATTTTACTGGCAG CAAATACTTCAAGCTGTCAATACCATTCATGAGGAACGTATTGTACACTCTGACCTGAAGCCAGCAAATTTTCTTCTTGTCAAAGGTTCTCTGAAGTTGATTGATTTTGGTATCGCCAAAGCCATAATGAGTGATACCACTAATATTCAAAGGGATTCACAG GTAGGTACCCTGAGCTACATGTCTCCAGAGGCATTCATGTGCAATGAGAGTGATGCGAATGGAAACACCATAAAGTGTGGTCGACCATCAGATATTTGGTCCCTTGGCTGTATCCTTTACCAAATGGTGTATGGAAGAACCCCCTTTTCTGAGTTCAAGACTTTTTGGGCCAAGTTCAAAGTTATAACAGATCCAAACCATGAGATAACTTATGAGCCAGTTTCCAACCCATGGCTTCTTGATCTTATGAAAAAATGCTTGGCTTGGGACCGGAACGAGAGGTGGAGAATCCCTCAATTACTTCAACACCCTTTTCTTGTTCCACCAGTACCAACTCAACCATCAGTATCTCAGAAACAAGGTTGTAAACTGCTTCAACTTGTCTCAGAAACTTGTAGCGGTGACCAAGAAGCTTCTGTGCTATGCCGTGAGCTCCAACAATTGCTTAACCCAGGTACTCTCACACCTGAGTCATCAACATCGCGAGACCAACAATGTAAGTTGCTCTCGCAGATGTCTAAGCTTTGTTTTCAGCTCCGGGAGTGTTTAGCAAAGTTAGAGAGAGGATAG
- the LOC7463176 gene encoding serine/threonine-protein kinase MPS1 isoform X1 yields the protein MDREANLPLPSLPPPKNLVRPVTNAADTTSSSSSFSSSPPDFLRHVQAAFKRHRPLGTTTPICIMQTNNSIKPRRTLIPQREASRTVASNVDPTTGTKKSQDVVPLSKDSILQTKNPVAVIRETHEDASPFPGTITKTFDESFNPFDGQREQPESVIATKEDNQVPLTCVESQLVEGKRKVQFLTVNKATSQGADDGMATGLENLSSHMGSLALTEMEWDVSNQVEVSNVINDETKQQNFHNMESDVTSRSDGAVTSLAKRAMVVQDQLHQLRNFLNQPATQSSVVGPSCATTTSVHSTSAPMLNSTTYCSRLHTENGSQAAVEPLRDSNANSQHVTPRNLEQLSHPLLKDTSAMLIDLRATATQPSTSAIHSQFKELDLPKEQKGSMPEAHDIANNPSLVDKPAKERGPADEGTDVQSQRPMSRNPSSNVKLEPSKPENKEKVASSKGTSVPRKRSYDPDLFFKVNGKLYQRLGKIGSGGSSEVHKVISSDCTIYALKKIKLKGRDYGTAYGFCQEILYLNKLKGKNNIIQLIDYEVTDKALLHEVMSSSISNKDGRVKDDGCIYMVLEYGEIDLAHMLAQKWKEMDSSNQTIDENWLRFYWQQILQAVNTIHEERIVHSDLKPANFLLVKGSLKLIDFGIAKAIMSDTTNIQRDSQVGTLSYMSPEAFMCNESDANGNTIKCGRPSDIWSLGCILYQMVYGRTPFSEFKTFWAKFKVITDPNHEITYEPVSNPWLLDLMKKCLAWDRNERWRIPQLLQHPFLVPPVPTQPSVSQKQGCKLLQLVSETCSGDQEASVLCRELQQLLNPGTLTPESSTSRDQQCKLLSQMSKLCFQLRECLAKLERG from the exons ATGGACAGGGAGGCTAACCTTCCTCTCCCATCTCTACCTCCGCCAAAAAATCTCGTTCGTCCGGTCACCAACGCCGCCGACACGACTTCATCTTCGTCCTCGTTCTCTTCCTCCCCCCCGGACTTTCTCCGGCATGTCCAAGCCGCCTTCAAGCGCCACCGCCCCCTCGGTACCACCACCCCTATCT GTATAATGCAAACGAATAATAGTATAAAGCCTAGGCGTACGTTGATTCCACAGCGTGAAGCATCGAGAACCGTAGCTTCAAATGTGGATCCTACTACAGGGACGAAGAAGTCTCAAGATGTTGTTCCTCTAAGTAAAGATTCAATTTTGCAAACAAAGAATCCAGTTGCTGTTATTAGGGAAACTCATGAAGATGCATCTCCGTTTCCAGGAACCATTACAAAGACGTTTGATGAGAGTTTCAATCCGTTTGATGGACAGAGAGAGCAACCAGAATCTGTTATTGCTACTAAAGAGGATAATCAGGTGCCCCTGACATGTGTAGAATCTCAACTTGTTGAGGGTAAGAGAAAAGTCCAGTTTTTGACAGTGAACAAGGCCACTTCCCAGG GGGCCGATGATGGAATGGCCACTGGATTGGAGAACTTGTCTTCTCATATGGGTTCACTTGCATTGACAGAAATGGAATGGGATGTGAGCAATCAAGTAGAGGTGTCAAATGTGATTAATGATGAAACGAAGCAGCAGAACTTTCATAACATGGAATCAGATGTCACTTCGAGATCTGATGGAGCTGTAACATCACTGGCAAAGAGAGCAATGGTTGTTCAGGATCAGTTGCATCAATTGAGGAACTTCTTAAACCAACCAGCTACTCAATCATCTGTTGTTGGTCCATCTTGTGCTACCACAACATCTGTTCATTCTACTTCGGCACCCATGCTTAACTCAACGACTTATTGCTCTCGTCTACATACAGAGAATGGTTCTCAAGCTGCTGTCGAACCTTTGAGGGATTCTAATGCAAATTCTCAGCATGTAACTCCAAGGAATTTGGAGCAGCTGTCACATCCTTTATTGAAGGACACAAGTGCTATGCTAATTGACCTGAGAGCCACTGCAACCCAGCCTTCTACCTCTGCTATTCATTCCCAATTTAAGGAGCTTGACCTGCCTAAGGAGCAAAAGGGAAGCATGCCTGAGGCACATGACATTGCAAACAATCCTTCTCTTGTTGATAAGCCCGCTAAGGAGAGAGGACCCGCAGATGAAGGTACTGATGTCCAATCTCAGCGTCCAATGTCCAGAAACCCATCTTCAAATGTGAAGTTGGAGCCATCTAAaccagaaaacaaagaaaaggttGCAAGCAGTAAAGGCACATCAGTACCTCGGAAAAGGAGTTATGATCCAGATTTGTTCTTTAAAGTTAATGGGAAGCTCTATCAAAGGCTTGGTAAGATAGGAAGTGGAGGAAGTAGTGAGGTTCACAAAGTCATTTCCTCAGACTGTACAATCTATGCACTCAAGAAAATCAAGCTCAAGGGTCGTGATTATGGAACTGCATATGGTTTTTGCCAGGAAATTCTATAtctaaacaaattaaagggGAAGAACAACATTATACAGTTAATAGATTATGAG GTGACAGATAAAGCTTTGCTCCATGAAGTCATGAGTAGCTCCATAAGTAATAAAGATGGAAGAGTTAAGGATGATGGGTGCATATACATGGTCCTTGAATACGGGGAAATTGATTTGGCTCACATGCTGGCCCAGAAATGGAAGGAGATGGATAGCTCCAACCAGACGATAGATGAGAATTGGCTTAGATTTTACTGGCAG CAAATACTTCAAGCTGTCAATACCATTCATGAGGAACGTATTGTACACTCTGACCTGAAGCCAGCAAATTTTCTTCTTGTCAAAGGTTCTCTGAAGTTGATTGATTTTGGTATCGCCAAAGCCATAATGAGTGATACCACTAATATTCAAAGGGATTCACAG GTAGGTACCCTGAGCTACATGTCTCCAGAGGCATTCATGTGCAATGAGAGTGATGCGAATGGAAACACCATAAAGTGTGGTCGACCATCAGATATTTGGTCCCTTGGCTGTATCCTTTACCAAATGGTGTATGGAAGAACCCCCTTTTCTGAGTTCAAGACTTTTTGGGCCAAGTTCAAAGTTATAACAGATCCAAACCATGAGATAACTTATGAGCCAGTTTCCAACCCATGGCTTCTTGATCTTATGAAAAAATGCTTGGCTTGGGACCGGAACGAGAGGTGGAGAATCCCTCAATTACTTCAACACCCTTTTCTTGTTCCACCAGTACCAACTCAACCATCAGTATCTCAGAAACAAGGTTGTAAACTGCTTCAACTTGTCTCAGAAACTTGTAGCGGTGACCAAGAAGCTTCTGTGCTATGCCGTGAGCTCCAACAATTGCTTAACCCAGGTACTCTCACACCTGAGTCATCAACATCGCGAGACCAACAATGTAAGTTGCTCTCGCAGATGTCTAAGCTTTGTTTTCAGCTCCGGGAGTGTTTAGCAAAGTTAGAGAGAGGATAG